A region of the Synechococcus sp. PCC 7502 genome:
TCCCGCTACTTGATTTTGCATACTCATCTGCACAACTGCTTGGATATCTTCATCATTCAGATCGGGGGCAATTTTGACCAGTAAGGGCTTATGTTCAAAGTTTTCAGCTTGCAAAGTTTGGATAATTTCTTGCAGAGTATCGACCGCCTGTAAATCTCGTAAGCCTACGGTATTGGGAGAGCTAACATTAACAACAAAGTAATCTCCAAAATCCTTGAGTAACTTAAAGCTGGCAACATAATCATTTTTTGCTTCAGATAAAGGCGTAATTTTGGATTTACCGAGATTAATACCTATGGGAATACTGGGTTTGTACTGCTGATAATAGGTTTTTAAAAACTCAGCCACCGCTTCTGCCCCAATATTATTAAATCCCATACGATTGATAATTGCCTCATCCTTGGGTAAGCGAAATAGTCGGGGTTGAGGATTTCCACTTTGCCCATGCCAAGTAATACTGCCCACTTCAGCAAAACCAAAGCCAAAACTAGACCACCCACCAATAGCGATCGCATTTTTATCAAAACCTGCGGCTAAACCAATGGGATTTGCAAAGTTAATACCCATAATATTTTGGCTTAATCGAGGATTTTCATATTTTAGAAACCGACTCACTACAGATTGCAAGGGGCTAGAATTACCAACGGTCTGCACCGTGGCGATCGCTAAACTATGAGCTAGTTCGGGGTCTAAGGCAAACAGTAAAGGACGTAATACCGCCCGATAGGTGGTTTGAGAAATTTGGGATAACATAGCTCTGATCCTAGCAGCTTAACAGAGACTGGGTTAAGGAAATTACCCTAAAATTCAGCTATGGCAAGATACGAGAAACGATCTCTAATACCTATGCTAGGATCGAAGCTTAGTAGATATTCTTCCGATAACTATGGTAATCGCATCTCATCAGTCTAAAGTAAATTCCCATCATGATCTATATGAGCAAGACTTTTGCCTGTGGGTAGAAAAGGCATCAAGTTTATTACGAGCAGGTAGATTTGATGATTTAGACATGAAGAATCTCTTAGAAGAAATTGAGGATATGAGTAATAGTCAGAGGCGATCGCTAAAAAGCAATCTCAAAATTCTCCTGATGCATTTATTGAAGTATAAATATCAACCTGCAAAGCGTTCCAATAGTTGGCTTTATACTGTAGTTGAACATCGTCAGAGATTATCTGATGCCTTAACGAGCAGTCCTAGTTTGAAAGGATATTTCCTGGAAGTGTTTACGGAAGCCTATGAAGCTGCTAAAGAATTAGCCAGTGCTGAAACTGGTTTAGAGATCGATGTTTTTCCAATAGATTCTCCGTTCACGCCTGAGCAAGTCTTAGATAAAAAATATTTACCATAAACTACGGCAGAATACGAGAAGCGATCGCCAAGGTTAAACTGACCCATCCTCCGCGTTCATCATAATGGCGAATCATTTGGTGATAGATATTAGGCTTAACTAGCCACAAAACTTCTAAGGTCACAGGCCTTCTTAATTTAGTTTGAGTGGGACAAACCGAAGCTACACCGTCAGGCAAAAATAGAACTTTAATATTGCCCTCCAATTTATTACCAATAGTAGAAATGCGAGTTTGATTTTCCCATCTAGTTTCTGTGGTGAATTGATCGGGCGATCGCCAATCGGGATATAAAGTTAGTACCTCACATTGCCATTTTCCCTGTAATTTTTCCCAGCTAATATCTTGGGATAAGGTCGGCTCTTTAGCTTCTAAGTTTTCACGAATATAGGTCAGGCGATCGAGTTCTCCCTTTTGGTTAAATAACTGCACCAAACGGCGGCGGGAATTGCCATAAATTAGTCCTAGTTCTGCTCCAAATTCACTATTAAACCCTAACTGGATTGAACCTTGGGAAAAAGCTCCATTGCTAAAGAAGAGGACGCTACGGGCTAAGGAACTATATTCTAAATTTCGTTCTTGAGTGCCACTAGGGTAGAACTGGCGAATAGTTTGACGAATTGCCTTATTCTCATTTCCTCCTGCTAGGATAGTTTCGCTGGGAATATCTTCAATAAATTCACCATTGGGAGAGATACGGGTAAAGGAACCCTGCCAACAACCTAAATTTTTAAGTAAGCAGTCCCATTGAGATAACGTTGTGGATAAAGTCATGTCTTAAATCTCGGCTATATTCTTTGTTTTAATTCTTTGTTTTATAAATTGGATCAGAAATAAAATTATAAAAATAGGGTTATTAATCAAATATCTACGCCAGAGTCTCTGTGGTTCTTGACGCAAACGGTATAACCACTCTAACCCCGAACCCATCATCCACCGTGGTGCCTGAGTTACCTGTCCCCCATGAAAATCAAACGCTGCCCCCACACCAATCATCACCGCATTAATTTTACCTTGGGCTTCAGCCATCCAGTATTCCTGCTTGGGACAACCTAAACCCACAAATATAACTTTGGCACCAGAAGCTTTAATCAAGTTACAGTCCTGCTCCAGTTGATCTCTGAGATTAGATTCCGAAGTAAAAGGGGGTGAATAGGAGCCAGCGATCGCCAAGGTGGGAAATTTTTGTTTGAGATTTTGCTTTAAGTTTTCTAGGGTTTGCTCTGTACTGCCATAGAGATAGATGGAATAGCCCAAATTACAACTGCGATCGCACCATGCCAACATTAAATCAGGACCATATACTCGGGGTTGCTGGGTTGCTCCAAGTAATCTTAATGCCCAGACTAGTGGCATCCCATCGGGGGTAACTAGATCGGCATGATCCAAGACCCTTTGATACTTTCGATCCCAATAACCAGTCATGACCACATGGACATTAGCAGCCACTATATAACAGGATTTTTCAGCATTTACCCATCCTTCAATGCGATCGCAGGCATCGTTGTAGCTGGTAGCTTGAATATTTGTTTTTAAAACTTGATAGGATTGAGCGGATTTCAAAGGATTTAGGGAGTGAGATTTGCTAAAACTACCATAAAATCTAGGCTAAACTTAGTAAGTGAGCTATGGGGCAGAATATCAATGTCAAAACGAGTCAGAATTGAACCAATCGCTCAAGAAGCGGATATAGAGACCAACGGCAACCTGCTTTCGGTGTTAATGCAGGAAGATTTAAATATTCTCAAGGAGTGTGGCGGACGGGGAATGTGTGCGACCTGTCATGTCTATATCCAAGAGGGTATGAATTCTCTAAGTCCCATTGGGAAGCGAGAGCAGCGTACCCTAGAGGTAATCACCACCTGTACACCTAATTCTCGTCTTGCTTGTCAAGCTAAGGTAATGGCAGAGGGAGTAGTTGTAGAGCTACCTGTGGGGATGTATAT
Encoded here:
- a CDS encoding DUF29 domain-containing protein, producing the protein MVIASHQSKVNSHHDLYEQDFCLWVEKASSLLRAGRFDDLDMKNLLEEIEDMSNSQRRSLKSNLKILLMHLLKYKYQPAKRSNSWLYTVVEHRQRLSDALTSSPSLKGYFLEVFTEAYEAAKELASAETGLEIDVFPIDSPFTPEQVLDKKYLP
- a CDS encoding 2Fe-2S iron-sulfur cluster-binding protein — its product is MSKRVRIEPIAQEADIETNGNLLSVLMQEDLNILKECGGRGMCATCHVYIQEGMNSLSPIGKREQRTLEVITTCTPNSRLACQAKVMAEGVVVELPVGMYIQSIQDIEALIGRRCEKPMLHPVTGQTLVEVGQLITRSMVRQLESTDFRIGEQLSQTKRA
- a CDS encoding DUF3598 family protein, which produces MTLSTTLSQWDCLLKNLGCWQGSFTRISPNGEFIEDIPSETILAGGNENKAIRQTIRQFYPSGTQERNLEYSSLARSVLFFSNGAFSQGSIQLGFNSEFGAELGLIYGNSRRRLVQLFNQKGELDRLTYIRENLEAKEPTLSQDISWEKLQGKWQCEVLTLYPDWRSPDQFTTETRWENQTRISTIGNKLEGNIKVLFLPDGVASVCPTQTKLRRPVTLEVLWLVKPNIYHQMIRHYDERGGWVSLTLAIASRILP
- a CDS encoding quinone-dependent dihydroorotate dehydrogenase, which codes for MLSQISQTTYRAVLRPLLFALDPELAHSLAIATVQTVGNSSPLQSVVSRFLKYENPRLSQNIMGINFANPIGLAAGFDKNAIAIGGWSSFGFGFAEVGSITWHGQSGNPQPRLFRLPKDEAIINRMGFNNIGAEAVAEFLKTYYQQYKPSIPIGINLGKSKITPLSEAKNDYVASFKLLKDFGDYFVVNVSSPNTVGLRDLQAVDTLQEIIQTLQAENFEHKPLLVKIAPDLNDEDIQAVVQMSMQNQVAGIIATNTTIARQNLQSPESLTKEIGGLSGQPVKKRSLEVIKLINQISQGSITIIGVGGIASAQNAWDKITAGASLVQLYTGLVYEGLPIVKQISAGLVQKLDQFGLSHISEAVGKTFA
- a CDS encoding WecB/TagA/CpsF family glycosyltransferase, with the protein product MKSAQSYQVLKTNIQATSYNDACDRIEGWVNAEKSCYIVAANVHVVMTGYWDRKYQRVLDHADLVTPDGMPLVWALRLLGATQQPRVYGPDLMLAWCDRSCNLGYSIYLYGSTEQTLENLKQNLKQKFPTLAIAGSYSPPFTSESNLRDQLEQDCNLIKASGAKVIFVGLGCPKQEYWMAEAQGKINAVMIGVGAAFDFHGGQVTQAPRWMMGSGLEWLYRLRQEPQRLWRRYLINNPIFIILFLIQFIKQRIKTKNIAEI